One Pseudomonas fluorescens genomic region harbors:
- a CDS encoding rRNA pseudouridine synthase: MTDPIRLSKRLIELVGCSRREAELFIEGGWVTVDGEVIDEPQYKVGEQKVELDKDAQATAPEPVTILLNAPAGIDVESAMQSLSAETLSEEHRYGKRPLRGHFLRLTASADLQPKASGLLVFTQDWKILRKLTADAAKIEQEYIVEVEGDMVAHGLNRLQHGLTHKGKELPPVKASWQNENRLRFAMKNPQPGIIAQFCEAVGLKVIGIRRIRIGGVSIGKVPLGQWRYLSGKEKF; this comes from the coding sequence ATGACTGACCCGATTCGCCTCTCCAAACGCCTCATCGAACTGGTTGGTTGCTCCCGTCGGGAGGCCGAGCTGTTCATCGAGGGCGGCTGGGTCACCGTCGACGGCGAAGTGATTGACGAGCCGCAATACAAAGTCGGCGAGCAAAAAGTCGAGCTGGACAAGGATGCCCAGGCCACTGCGCCGGAGCCGGTGACAATCCTGCTCAACGCGCCGGCGGGTATTGATGTCGAAAGCGCCATGCAATCGCTGAGCGCCGAGACCCTCAGCGAAGAACACCGCTACGGCAAGCGCCCGCTGCGTGGCCACTTCCTGCGCCTGACCGCCAGCGCCGACCTGCAGCCCAAGGCCAGTGGCCTGCTGGTGTTCACCCAGGACTGGAAAATCCTGCGCAAGCTCACCGCCGACGCTGCGAAGATCGAGCAGGAATACATCGTCGAAGTTGAAGGCGACATGGTTGCCCACGGCCTAAATCGCTTGCAGCACGGCCTGACGCACAAGGGCAAGGAGTTGCCGCCGGTCAAGGCCAGCTGGCAGAACGAAAATCGCCTGCGCTTCGCCATGAAAAACCCGCAGCCGGGAATCATCGCGCAGTTCTGCGAAGCGGTCGGCCTGAAGGTCATCGGCATCCGCCGCATCCGCATCGGCGGCGTCTCGATCGGCAAGGTTCCGCTCGGTCAGTGGCGCTACCTGTCCGGCAAAGAGAAGTTCTGA
- a CDS encoding PA3611 family quorum-sensing-regulated virulence factor translates to MLRLIVPTAAILLASSFTAQAASLSEQNLNRELRNVAAQSSVGTPRAINEDILDQGYTVEGTQLINHLSVQKSHADKMRADPKAVYFQLGASVCNNPSFRKLMAKGAIMRYDFTEVKTNKAIGSASYQESDCPKAGPAKKK, encoded by the coding sequence ATGCTGCGCCTTATCGTTCCCACCGCTGCCATTCTGCTGGCGTCGTCCTTCACCGCTCAGGCTGCATCCCTGAGTGAGCAGAATCTGAACAGAGAGCTGCGCAACGTCGCCGCCCAAAGCAGCGTCGGCACGCCACGGGCCATCAATGAAGACATTCTCGATCAGGGCTACACCGTCGAAGGCACTCAGCTGATCAACCATCTGAGCGTGCAAAAGAGCCATGCCGACAAGATGCGCGCTGATCCCAAAGCCGTGTATTTCCAGTTGGGCGCCTCGGTGTGCAACAACCCGTCGTTCCGCAAGCTGATGGCCAAGGGCGCGATCATGCGTTACGACTTCACCGAAGTGAAAACCAACAAGGCGATCGGCTCTGCCAGCTACCAGGAATCGGATTGCCCGAAAGCCGGCCCGGCGAAGAAGAAGTAA
- the tsaA gene encoding tRNA (N6-threonylcarbamoyladenosine(37)-N6)-methyltransferase TrmO — MTYSVSPIGFVRSCFKEKFAIPRQPQLAPAARGVLELVAPFDQGDAVQGLEQVSHVWLLFLFHQALEDKPRLKVRPPRLGGNKSMGVFATRATHRPNGIGQSVVRLDKVEGHRLFISGIDLLDGTPVLDIKPYVPYADIIPGATNEIASAAPQLIDVQWTDSALKQAHTHAQRLDEPLVELIEQCLAQDPRPAYQAPAPEREYGAQFWDLDVRWHYPTPEQIRVLEVIRAGD, encoded by the coding sequence ATGACTTACAGCGTCTCCCCCATCGGCTTCGTGCGCTCCTGCTTCAAGGAGAAGTTCGCCATTCCCCGCCAGCCACAACTGGCCCCGGCCGCCCGCGGCGTGCTGGAACTGGTAGCGCCGTTCGATCAGGGTGATGCCGTGCAGGGCCTGGAACAGGTCAGTCACGTGTGGCTGTTGTTCCTGTTCCATCAGGCTTTGGAGGACAAACCACGCCTGAAGGTGCGCCCGCCTCGCTTGGGCGGCAACAAGTCGATGGGCGTGTTTGCCACGCGCGCCACGCACCGCCCCAATGGCATCGGCCAATCAGTGGTGAGACTGGACAAGGTTGAAGGGCATCGACTGTTTATTTCCGGCATCGATCTACTCGATGGCACGCCGGTGCTGGATATCAAACCGTATGTGCCGTACGCCGATATCATTCCGGGCGCGACCAACGAGATCGCCAGTGCCGCGCCACAGCTGATTGATGTGCAGTGGACGGATTCGGCTTTGAAACAGGCGCACACACACGCTCAGCGCCTCGACGAGCCGCTGGTTGAGCTGATCGAACAGTGTCTGGCGCAGGATCCGCGTCCGGCGTATCAGGCACCGGCGCCGGAACGTGAATATGGTGCGCAGTTCTGGGATCTGGATGTGCGCTGGCATTATCCGACGCCCGAGCAGATCCGCGTGCTGGAAGTCATCCGTGCCGGGGATTGA
- a CDS encoding LysR family transcriptional regulator has product MRFTLRQLQVFVAVAQQESVSRAAGLLNLSQSAASTSITELERQSSCQLFDRAGKRLSLNALGKQLLPQAVALLDQAKEIEDLLNGKSGFGSLSVGATLTIGNYLATLLIGSFMQRHPESQVKLHVQNTANIVQQVAHYEIDLGLIEGDCSHPDIEVQSWVEDELVVFCAPQHPLAKRGSASMEELTHEAWILREQGSGTRLTFDQAMRHHRSALNIRLELEHTEAIKRAVESGLGIGCISRLALRDAFRRGSLVPVETPDLDLARQFYFIWHKQKYQTSAMREFLELCRAFTAGVQRSDEIVLPTIA; this is encoded by the coding sequence ATGCGATTCACTCTCCGTCAACTGCAAGTTTTCGTCGCCGTCGCCCAGCAGGAAAGCGTATCCCGTGCTGCGGGTCTGCTGAACCTTTCGCAATCGGCGGCCAGCACCTCGATCACCGAGCTTGAGCGCCAGTCCAGCTGCCAGCTGTTCGACCGCGCCGGCAAACGGCTGAGCCTCAACGCCCTCGGTAAACAGCTGTTGCCGCAAGCCGTGGCCTTGCTCGATCAAGCCAAGGAGATCGAAGACCTGCTCAACGGCAAATCCGGTTTCGGTTCTTTATCAGTGGGGGCGACGCTGACCATTGGCAACTATCTGGCGACACTGCTGATCGGCAGCTTCATGCAGCGGCACCCGGAAAGCCAGGTGAAGCTGCATGTTCAGAACACAGCTAATATCGTGCAACAAGTCGCCCACTACGAAATTGATCTGGGTCTGATCGAAGGCGATTGCAGCCATCCGGACATCGAAGTGCAAAGTTGGGTCGAGGATGAGCTGGTGGTTTTCTGCGCGCCGCAGCATCCATTGGCCAAGCGCGGCAGTGCGAGCATGGAAGAGTTGACCCACGAGGCGTGGATTCTGCGCGAACAAGGCTCTGGCACCCGCCTCACCTTCGACCAAGCCATGCGCCACCACCGCAGCGCGCTGAACATTCGTCTCGAGCTCGAGCACACCGAAGCGATCAAACGCGCGGTGGAATCAGGTCTGGGGATTGGCTGCATTTCGCGGCTGGCGCTGCGCGATGCTTTCCGCCGCGGCAGCCTGGTGCCGGTGGAGACGCCGGACCTGGATCTGGCCCGGCAGTTCTATTTCATCTGGCACAAGCAGAAATACCAGACCTCAGCGATGCGCGAGTTTCTCGAGCTGTGCCGCGCGTTCACCGCCGGGGTGCAGCGCAGCGACGAGATCGTCTTGCCGACCATTGCTTAA
- the fpr gene encoding ferredoxin-NADP reductase encodes MSNMNHERVLSVHHWNDTLFSFKCTRDPGLRFENGQFVMIGLQQPNGRPLMRAYSIASPNWEEHLEFFSIKVQDGPLTSQLQHLKEGDEIIISKKPTGTLVLDDLNPGKHLYLLSTGTGLAPFMSVIQDPETYERFEKVILVHGVRYVNEVAYREFITEHLPQNEFFGEALRDKLIYYPTVTREPFENQGRLTDLMRSGKLFSDIGLPPINPQDDRAMICGSPSMLDETSEVLDSFGLKISARMREPGDYLIERAFVEK; translated from the coding sequence ATGAGCAACATGAACCACGAGCGTGTCCTCAGTGTTCATCACTGGAACGACACTCTGTTCAGCTTCAAGTGCACCCGCGATCCAGGCCTGCGCTTCGAGAACGGTCAGTTCGTGATGATCGGCCTGCAGCAGCCCAACGGCCGCCCGCTTATGCGCGCTTACTCGATCGCCAGCCCGAACTGGGAAGAGCATCTCGAATTCTTCAGCATCAAAGTGCAGGACGGTCCGCTGACGTCCCAGCTGCAGCATTTGAAGGAAGGCGACGAGATCATCATCTCGAAGAAGCCTACCGGCACCCTGGTTCTTGACGACCTGAACCCGGGCAAGCATTTGTACCTGCTGAGCACCGGCACCGGTCTGGCGCCGTTCATGAGCGTGATCCAGGATCCGGAAACCTACGAGCGCTTCGAAAAAGTGATCCTGGTTCACGGTGTGCGTTACGTCAACGAAGTCGCCTACCGCGAGTTCATCACCGAGCACCTGCCGCAGAACGAGTTCTTCGGCGAAGCGCTGCGTGACAAGCTGATCTACTACCCGACCGTGACCCGCGAGCCGTTCGAGAATCAGGGCCGTCTGACCGACCTGATGCGCAGCGGCAAGCTGTTCAGCGACATCGGCCTGCCTCCGATCAACCCGCAGGATGACCGCGCGATGATCTGCGGCAGCCCTAGCATGCTCGACGAGACCAGCGAAGTGCTCGACAGCTTCGGCCTGAAGATCTCGGCGCGTATGCGTGAGCCGGGTGATTACCTGATCGAGCGTGCATTCGTCGAGAAGTAA
- a CDS encoding diacylglycerol kinase, producing MSPFKGQTGLKRILNASGYSLDGLRAAFTGEAAFRQLVLLNVVLIPLTFFLNVSRVEQALLIAVCLLALIVELLNSAVEAAIDRISLELHPLSKNAKDMGSAAQFVALTMIGLVWAVILL from the coding sequence ATGTCACCTTTCAAGGGCCAGACCGGCCTGAAACGAATCCTCAACGCTTCCGGCTATTCGCTCGACGGCCTGCGCGCCGCCTTCACCGGCGAAGCGGCGTTCCGCCAATTGGTATTGCTCAATGTCGTGCTGATTCCGCTGACGTTCTTCCTGAACGTCAGCCGTGTCGAACAGGCGCTGCTGATTGCGGTGTGTTTGCTGGCGCTGATTGTCGAGCTGCTGAATTCGGCAGTGGAAGCGGCCATCGACCGCATCTCGCTGGAGTTGCACCCGCTGTCGAAGAATGCCAAGGACATGGGCAGCGCCGCGCAGTTTGTTGCGCTGACCATGATCGGGCTGGTGTGGGCGGTGATTCTGCTTTAA
- a CDS encoding tRNA-uridine aminocarboxypropyltransferase encodes MNHASNAVARLRDQREDEGIKPIQARGFRSERCRDCRVIISHCLCAWRPNVETRSGVCLIMTGKEVFKPSNTGWLIADVVRDNHAFIWSRTEPDPQMLALLNDPQWQPYLVFPGEYVEPSRVTNTVAVDHSKRPLFILLDATWTEARKIFRKSPYFDRLPILSLLPDKLSRYRLRRSTRSEHLCTAEVAALCLELAGDSDAASALDAYFDVFSQHYLGAKQQLDMNESTPAHAELLPYIRKPQPELAQ; translated from the coding sequence ATGAATCATGCGTCCAATGCCGTCGCCCGCCTGCGCGATCAGCGCGAAGATGAAGGCATCAAGCCGATTCAGGCCCGTGGCTTTCGCTCCGAGCGTTGCCGTGATTGCCGGGTGATCATCAGCCATTGCCTGTGTGCCTGGCGGCCGAACGTCGAAACGCGTTCGGGCGTGTGCCTGATCATGACCGGCAAGGAAGTGTTCAAACCGAGCAATACCGGTTGGCTGATTGCCGATGTGGTGCGCGACAACCATGCCTTTATCTGGTCACGCACTGAGCCCGATCCGCAAATGCTCGCGTTGCTCAATGATCCGCAATGGCAGCCGTATCTGGTATTTCCGGGCGAATATGTCGAGCCGTCACGGGTGACCAACACCGTGGCCGTCGATCACAGCAAGCGCCCGCTGTTTATTCTGCTCGATGCTACGTGGACCGAGGCGCGCAAGATCTTTCGCAAAAGTCCCTATTTCGACCGCCTGCCGATCCTCAGCCTCCTGCCCGACAAACTCTCGCGCTACCGACTGCGCCGTTCGACCCGCAGCGAGCATTTGTGCACCGCCGAAGTCGCGGCGTTGTGTCTGGAACTGGCCGGTGACAGCGATGCAGCCTCAGCACTCGACGCTTATTTCGATGTGTTCAGCCAGCATTATCTCGGCGCCAAACAACAACTGGACATGAATGAATCGACACCCGCTCACGCCGAGCTGCTGCCCTATATACGAAAGCCGCAGCCTGAGTTGGCCCAATAG
- a CDS encoding SDR family NAD(P)-dependent oxidoreductase produces the protein MHPYFSLQGRTALVTGGTRGIGKMIAKAFVEAGAHVYVCSRDAEACHQTAEELGALGVCHGVAANLATEEGVQELAARLGEQIPHLDILVNNAGTTWGAPLESYPVKGWEKVMQLNVTSVFSCIQQFLPLLRKAGSAANPARIINIGSVAGISSFGEQAYAYGPSKAALHQLSRILARELVSQHINVNVIAPGRFPSKMTQHIENDEQALAEDTALIPMKRWGREEEMAALAISLASTAGA, from the coding sequence ATGCACCCCTACTTTTCCCTGCAAGGCCGCACCGCTCTGGTGACCGGCGGCACTCGCGGTATCGGCAAAATGATTGCCAAAGCCTTCGTCGAGGCCGGCGCTCACGTCTACGTCTGCTCGCGCGACGCCGAAGCCTGTCATCAAACCGCTGAAGAACTCGGCGCGCTGGGCGTTTGCCACGGCGTCGCGGCGAATCTGGCCACTGAAGAAGGGGTTCAGGAGCTGGCAGCGCGTCTGGGCGAGCAGATTCCGCATCTGGATATTCTGGTGAACAACGCCGGAACCACGTGGGGTGCGCCGCTCGAAAGTTATCCAGTCAAAGGCTGGGAAAAGGTCATGCAGCTCAACGTAACGTCTGTGTTCAGTTGCATTCAGCAATTTCTACCGCTGCTGCGCAAGGCTGGCTCGGCGGCGAATCCGGCGCGGATTATCAATATTGGCTCGGTGGCGGGCATCTCTTCCTTCGGCGAGCAGGCGTATGCCTACGGACCCAGCAAAGCGGCCCTGCACCAACTGTCACGGATTCTCGCGCGGGAACTGGTGAGCCAGCACATCAATGTCAATGTGATTGCGCCGGGACGGTTTCCGAGCAAGATGACTCAGCACATTGAAAATGATGAGCAGGCGCTGGCTGAAGATACCGCGCTGATTCCGATGAAGCGTTGGGGGCGGGAGGAAGAGATGGCGGCACTGGCGATTAGCCTGGCGAGTACCGCTGGAGCATAG
- the rimO gene encoding 30S ribosomal protein S12 methylthiotransferase RimO, protein MSTTPAPANPKVGFVSLGCPKALVDSERILTQLRMEGYDVVSTYQDADVVVVNTCGFIDSAKAESLEVIGEAIKENGKVIVTGCMGVEEGNIRNVHPSVLAVTGPQQYEQVVNAVHDVVPPRQDHNPLIDLVPPQGIKLTPRHYAYLKISEGCNHSCSFCIIPSMRGKLVSRPVGDVLDEAQRLVKSGVKELLVISQDTSAYGVDVKYRTGFWNGAPVKTRMTELCEALSTLGVWVRLHYVYPYPHVDELIPLMAAGKILPYLDIPFQHASPKVLKSMKRPAFEDKTLARIKNWREICPDLIIRSTFIVGFPGETEEDFQYLLNWLTEAQLDRVGCFQYSPVEGAPANDLDLEVVPDDVKQDRWERFMAHQQAISSARLQMRVGREIEVLVDEVDEQGAVGRCFFDAPEIDGNVFIDNGSNLKPGDKVWCKVTDADEYDLWAEQI, encoded by the coding sequence ATGTCCACCACTCCTGCGCCGGCCAATCCCAAGGTTGGCTTCGTATCTCTGGGTTGCCCGAAAGCACTGGTCGACTCCGAGCGCATCCTGACCCAGCTGCGCATGGAAGGCTATGACGTGGTGTCGACCTATCAGGACGCCGATGTCGTGGTGGTCAACACCTGCGGTTTCATCGATTCGGCCAAGGCTGAGTCTTTGGAAGTGATCGGCGAAGCGATCAAGGAAAACGGCAAGGTCATCGTCACCGGTTGCATGGGCGTGGAAGAAGGCAACATCCGCAACGTGCACCCGAGCGTGCTGGCCGTGACCGGCCCGCAGCAATATGAGCAAGTGGTCAATGCCGTGCACGACGTGGTGCCGCCGCGTCAGGATCACAACCCGCTGATCGACCTGGTGCCGCCGCAAGGCATCAAGCTGACCCCGCGCCACTACGCGTATCTGAAGATTTCCGAAGGCTGCAACCACAGCTGCTCCTTCTGCATCATCCCGTCGATGCGCGGCAAACTGGTCAGCCGTCCGGTCGGTGATGTGCTCGACGAAGCTCAGCGCCTGGTCAAATCCGGCGTCAAAGAGCTGTTGGTGATCTCGCAAGACACCAGCGCCTACGGCGTCGACGTGAAATATCGCACCGGTTTCTGGAACGGCGCGCCGGTGAAAACTCGCATGACCGAGCTGTGCGAAGCCTTGAGCACGCTGGGCGTCTGGGTCCGCTTGCACTACGTTTACCCGTACCCGCACGTCGACGAGCTGATCCCGCTGATGGCCGCCGGCAAGATCCTGCCGTACCTGGACATCCCGTTCCAGCACGCCAGCCCGAAAGTGTTGAAGTCGATGAAACGCCCGGCGTTCGAAGACAAGACCCTGGCGCGGATCAAGAACTGGCGCGAGATCTGCCCGGACCTGATCATCCGTTCGACCTTCATCGTCGGCTTCCCGGGCGAAACCGAAGAAGACTTCCAGTACCTGCTGAACTGGCTGACCGAAGCGCAGCTCGACCGCGTTGGCTGCTTCCAGTACTCGCCGGTGGAAGGCGCGCCGGCCAATGATCTGGATCTGGAAGTGGTTCCGGACGACGTCAAGCAGGACCGTTGGGAGCGCTTCATGGCTCACCAGCAGGCGATCAGCTCGGCACGTCTGCAAATGCGCGTTGGTCGTGAGATCGAAGTGCTGGTGGACGAAGTTGACGAGCAAGGCGCAGTCGGTCGTTGCTTCTTCGACGCACCGGAAATCGACGGTAACGTGTTTATCGACAATGGCAGCAACCTGAAGCCGGGCGACAAGGTCTGGTGCAAGGTGACGGATGCTGACGAATACGATTTGTGGGCTGAGCAGATCTAG
- the erdR gene encoding response regulator transcription factor ErdR: MATYDILIADDHPLFRSALHQAVTLGLGPDVRLVEVASIAELEVRLTEKADWDLVLLDLNMPGAYGFSGLVLLRGQYPQIPVVMVSAQEEASVMVKSREFGASGFIPKSSDLSVIQDAVRKVLDGDVFWPPQAFEAVSVSDEAKAASDGLASLTPQQFRVLTMVCEGLLNKQIAYELSVSEATIKAHVTAIFRKLNVRTRTQAALLLQQLESIPSQ; the protein is encoded by the coding sequence ATGGCCACATACGACATCCTGATTGCCGACGATCACCCCCTGTTTCGTAGCGCCCTGCATCAAGCGGTGACGCTGGGCCTTGGCCCGGATGTGCGATTGGTGGAAGTGGCAAGCATCGCTGAATTGGAAGTTCGCCTGACCGAAAAGGCCGACTGGGATCTGGTCCTGCTCGACCTGAACATGCCCGGCGCTTATGGGTTTTCCGGACTGGTGCTGCTGCGCGGGCAATACCCGCAGATTCCGGTGGTGATGGTTTCGGCGCAGGAAGAAGCTTCGGTGATGGTCAAATCCCGCGAATTTGGCGCCAGTGGCTTTATTCCCAAATCCAGCGACCTCAGCGTGATTCAGGATGCGGTGCGTAAAGTGCTTGATGGCGATGTGTTCTGGCCACCCCAGGCGTTCGAAGCTGTCAGTGTCTCCGACGAAGCCAAAGCCGCCAGCGATGGCCTCGCCAGCCTGACGCCACAGCAGTTTCGGGTGCTGACCATGGTCTGCGAGGGCCTGCTGAACAAGCAGATCGCTTATGAGTTGAGCGTGTCGGAAGCGACGATCAAAGCTCACGTCACGGCAATTTTTCGCAAACTGAATGTGCGCACTCGCACGCAAGCGGCTTTACTGCTGCAACAACTTGAGTCAATTCCGAGCCAGTAA
- a CDS encoding DUF1456 family protein: MVHNDVLRSVRYMLDISDKKVVEIIKLGGMDVALADVLTWLDKKEEDEEGFVRCPDEVIAHFLDGLVIFKRGKDESRPPQPIEVPVTNNIILKKLRVAFELKEDDMHAILKAAEFPVSKPELSALFRKVGHTNYRPCGDQLLRNFLKGLTLRVRA, encoded by the coding sequence ATGGTTCATAACGACGTACTGCGCAGCGTGCGCTACATGCTCGACATCAGCGACAAGAAAGTCGTCGAGATCATCAAACTGGGCGGCATGGACGTGGCGCTCGCTGACGTGCTGACCTGGCTCGACAAGAAAGAAGAAGACGAAGAAGGTTTCGTGCGCTGCCCGGACGAAGTCATCGCGCACTTCCTCGATGGCCTGGTGATCTTCAAACGTGGCAAGGACGAAAGCCGTCCGCCACAGCCGATCGAAGTTCCGGTGACCAACAACATCATCCTGAAAAAACTGCGTGTGGCTTTCGAGCTGAAAGAAGACGACATGCATGCGATCCTCAAGGCTGCCGAGTTCCCGGTATCCAAGCCTGAGCTGAGCGCACTGTTCCGCAAGGTCGGCCACACCAACTATCGCCCGTGCGGCGACCAGTTGCTGCGCAACTTCCTCAAAGGGCTCACGCTGCGCGTGAGAGCGTAA
- a CDS encoding GNAT family N-acetyltransferase — protein sequence MRQHSVIHTPKTSDYEELTRVWEASVRATHQFLPDSYIELLRNLVLTRYLDAVMLICTRDRQQRITGFAGVAAGKIEMLFIDPEHRNQGLGKQLLRYAIERLNADELDVNEQNPQALGFYEKQGFEMIGRSEVDGMGQPYPLLHMRLRQNQQRSSHA from the coding sequence ATGCGTCAGCATTCGGTCATCCACACGCCGAAAACCAGCGATTACGAAGAACTGACCCGGGTCTGGGAGGCCTCGGTTCGTGCCACTCACCAGTTTCTGCCGGACAGCTACATCGAGCTGCTGCGCAATCTGGTGCTCACCCGCTATCTCGATGCGGTGATGCTGATCTGTACCCGCGACCGCCAGCAACGCATTACCGGGTTCGCCGGTGTCGCGGCGGGCAAGATTGAAATGTTGTTCATCGATCCCGAGCATCGTAATCAGGGACTGGGCAAGCAGCTGCTCCGATATGCGATCGAACGGCTCAATGCCGATGAACTCGACGTCAACGAACAGAATCCGCAGGCGCTGGGCTTTTATGAAAAGCAGGGATTCGAGATGATCGGCCGCTCCGAAGTCGATGGCATGGGCCAGCCGTATCCGCTGCTGCACATGCGCCTGCGGCAGAACCAGCAACGCTCAAGCCACGCCTGA
- a CDS encoding potassium transporter Kup, with the protein MLVAAVGVVYGDIGTSPLYTLKEVFSGGYGVPVNHDGVLGILSLIFWSLIWVVSIKYMMFVLRADNQGEGGIMALTALARRAAGHRKKLRSLLVVCGLIGAALFYGDSMITPAISVLSAIEGLGLAFDGIDHWVVPLSLVVLVALFLIQRHGTARIGILFGPIMVTWFVVLGALGVYGISHTPEVLHAINPMWAVNFFIVHPGMGVAILGAVVLALTGAEALYADMGHFGRKPIARAWFLLVLPALVLNYFGQGALLLEHPDAARNPFYLLAPSWALIPLVGLSTMATVIASQAVISGAFSLTRQAIQLGYIPRMYIQHTSSDEQGQIYIGAVNWALMVGVVLLVIGFESSGALASAYGVAVTGTMLMTTILVSAVMLLLWKWPPILAVPVLLGCLLVDGLYFAANVPKIIQGGAFPVIAGIALFVLMTTWKRGKQLLVERLDEGALPLPIFISSIRVQPPHRVQGTAVFLTARSDAVPHALLHNLLHNQVLHEQVVLLTVVYEDIPRVPPSRRFEVEAHGEGFFRVILHFGFTDEPDVPQALKLCHLDDLDFSPMRTTYFLSRETVIASKLEGMARWREALFAFMLKNANGNLRFFNLPLNRVIELGTQVEM; encoded by the coding sequence ATGCTGGTCGCGGCAGTCGGGGTAGTTTACGGCGACATCGGCACGAGCCCGTTGTACACCCTCAAGGAAGTGTTTTCGGGCGGTTACGGTGTACCGGTCAACCACGACGGCGTGCTGGGCATTCTGTCGTTGATCTTCTGGTCGCTGATCTGGGTGGTCTCGATCAAATACATGATGTTCGTCCTGCGCGCCGACAACCAGGGCGAGGGTGGGATCATGGCGCTCACCGCGCTGGCCCGGCGCGCCGCAGGACATCGCAAGAAGCTGCGGTCATTGCTGGTGGTGTGCGGGCTGATCGGTGCGGCGCTGTTTTATGGCGACAGCATGATTACCCCGGCCATTTCCGTGCTGTCGGCGATTGAAGGTCTTGGACTGGCGTTCGATGGCATCGATCACTGGGTGGTGCCGCTGTCGCTGGTGGTGCTGGTTGCGCTGTTTCTGATCCAGCGCCACGGCACCGCGCGGATCGGTATTCTGTTCGGGCCGATCATGGTTACCTGGTTCGTCGTCCTCGGCGCGCTCGGCGTCTATGGCATCAGCCACACGCCAGAGGTGCTGCACGCGATTAACCCGATGTGGGCAGTGAATTTCTTCATCGTGCATCCGGGCATGGGCGTGGCGATTCTCGGCGCCGTGGTGCTGGCTTTGACCGGCGCCGAAGCACTGTATGCCGACATGGGGCACTTCGGCCGTAAACCGATCGCCCGCGCGTGGTTTTTGCTGGTGCTGCCGGCGCTGGTGCTCAATTACTTCGGTCAGGGTGCGTTGCTGCTGGAGCATCCCGACGCTGCGCGTAACCCGTTTTACCTGCTGGCGCCGAGCTGGGCGCTGATTCCATTGGTCGGTCTATCGACCATGGCCACGGTGATCGCCTCGCAAGCGGTGATTTCCGGCGCGTTCTCCCTGACCCGTCAGGCGATTCAACTCGGCTACATTCCGCGCATGTATATCCAGCACACCTCCAGCGACGAGCAGGGCCAGATCTATATCGGTGCGGTGAACTGGGCGCTGATGGTCGGCGTGGTGCTGCTGGTGATTGGGTTCGAATCCTCCGGCGCGCTGGCCTCGGCCTACGGCGTGGCAGTGACGGGCACCATGCTGATGACCACTATTCTGGTGTCGGCGGTGATGCTGCTGCTGTGGAAGTGGCCGCCGATTCTCGCGGTCCCGGTGCTGCTCGGCTGCTTGCTGGTGGACGGCCTGTACTTTGCCGCGAACGTGCCAAAGATCATCCAGGGCGGCGCGTTCCCGGTCATTGCCGGTATCGCCCTGTTCGTACTGATGACCACCTGGAAACGCGGCAAACAACTGCTGGTCGAACGCCTCGACGAAGGCGCGCTGCCGCTGCCGATCTTCATCAGCAGCATCCGCGTGCAGCCCCCGCATCGCGTGCAGGGCACCGCCGTGTTCCTCACCGCGCGCTCCGACGCCGTGCCGCATGCGCTGTTGCACAACTTGCTGCATAACCAGGTGCTGCACGAACAAGTGGTGCTACTGACAGTGGTCTACGAAGACATCCCGCGCGTACCGCCATCACGACGCTTTGAGGTCGAAGCGCACGGGGAGGGGTTCTTCCGGGTGATCCTGCACTTCGGCTTCACCGACGAGCCGGACGTGCCGCAGGCGCTGAAGCTGTGTCATCTGGATGATTTGGATTTCAGCCCGATGCGCACCACGTACTTCCTCAGCCGGGAAACGGTGATTGCCTCGAAACTTGAGGGCATGGCGCGTTGGCGTGAAGCGCTGTTTGCGTTCATGTTGAAGAATGCCAATGGGAATTTGCGGTTCTTTAATTTGCCGTTGAACCGGGTGATTGAGTTGGGGACGCAGGTCGAGATGTAA